The Pseudorasbora parva isolate DD20220531a chromosome 19, ASM2467924v1, whole genome shotgun sequence genomic sequence TTAGAGAGGTGAGGAGATTCACCAGATGAGGGTAGCTGGGTGAGGAAAGGGGGATAACCAGGACCCATGGGAACTGGAGTCCTGCCCTCTGTTAATGGACTGCAAAATGAGCCCCGGTCCCCCGTGTCATCAAATCAGATACAGAGGCAGATGGAGATGGAGTGAAAGATGACAATCAGGGTCAGACCCTTCATATTAAAACCGTGCTGTTTCAACGTTCACAGTTGGAGGCGGAGGCACAGGAAGCACTCGTTTCACTCACACATATGcaataagattaaaaaaaaaggcttaACGTGCTCACaggaaaaaattaaaaacaccaGAGTTTCAAAGGTGCTTTGATTCTGTGCAGCAGAAAGCTGATCAAGGTAAAGCAAGTACTGGCATTCAGTTTAGATGTTCTGATTCACCACCTAAAGTCATTTTCTCCTTCTCCAGCGATTTATGAAATTCACACTTCGGAACATCTATGTGCACGAGGAGTGGACTCATTTTGATCTTCTTTGGGGCCTGTAAACTGAGACTAACCTTCAATTATTATTCCAGCACCAGTAAAGGCAGGAGATGCAAATGAAGAAAAGGACAGTGTAGCAAATATTTAACAGCGATAAAGTCGGCATGAAATGGAAGTCATGGCACACTTCCATATCATGAATTATTTCTTTTAAGAAGAGAAACATCTTAAAAGCACAGAAGTGGACGGCGTTGTTAATTGAAAAGTTCAAAGTAGGCATTGTACTGGAGTTGGACCCACTTAACAttaaggcctggtttcacagacagggcttagaatAAGCCAGGATTGGACCTTCGCTCAAacaggacatttaagtagcttttataaacatgccttagaaaaaaacattactggtatGAGACAAGACAATAGCACAGGCTTAATTTattaagatatgtcagtgcacattgctttcagttaaaacggCTAGAGCATTCatttttagtctgggactataGTGTGTGAAACCGTAGGTAAGTGTCTTTAACTAATCTATATGATACAATGATACtcattgtgtacatacatgtattTGCATCTTTTCTGTAGGCTTATTATTACAATGTTGACTCTACCTTTTAACCCATGGTTAAGCATACCACCAAACTCCTAACCTTATACCTTAAAACAGGcataaaagtgttttgcaatacatcATGGACACAATAATTAGCTACATTGTATTAACCTCTCTTTTTATTATGTAATTACATAGTAATTAAGAGTGCCTATTATAAAGTAGAAGCAAAATGTATATACGGTAAGCATAAATGAATTTGTTACAACATCCTTTCCAGTGTCATGAACCGCAATGATACTGCTTAAAATAAAAGTTCCTACCAGATGTGGTTGGTGTAAATAAATTTGAAGTCTCCCCTTAATGATGGACCGATAATCTATTAGTGGGAACGTGTTTGGATGCGCCTGGCATGTGATTCCATTGCCATTTTAAAACGTAAAACACCTCACTGCCAAATGGAGGACTAACTGCTGtaattaaatcattaaattTCACTCTCCGCTTCGCAGGACACGAAGAGAATTGACTAACCAGCTCGCCAAACTCATTTGCTACTCAAGCatgaaattatgacttttttggaTAAATAATTACAAAGCTAACATCTGATAGCAAGGTGCACCCAGGGGGAGGATTAGCGCAGACAGGGGTGTTAGCCCTCATTACCAGCAGTGGATGAGAGGAGGAGAGAGAAAATATACTGGGATGGAGAGATAGGCTGTGATTTTAATTGCAGGCTTCTCTGGTTGGCTCCTTATCACAACCTCTCAGAGGGATCAAATGGCTCCTCTGAATGGAGCATTTCATTAACCTGTCACCTTATCACGGGACAACCTGTGTGATGCTAATGTGCAAATTACCATAAACGGGATCGTTTGTTTCCCTGTTGGACATTACTGAGACCCTCTCTGGCACTCCGTGTGAACGcttgtgtgtgcgcgcgcgcgctgCGCGAGGGAGGggagtgatgatgatgattctCAACGCTCCATCAAATCACTATTACGCTCCATTATTACTTTCTTCACGATTCCACACTACCAGACGTAGAGCTTCTGCAAACTCCTGAGCAGCATGCGCGTGTGGACAATGCtcattccacgagatttcacactcgtactactgatacgcattaccatgagatcgCGTCGGCATTGCACAATCAATGGATGGTCAAATGCATTCAGTCATGCATGGATAGTGGCAAACTTTAATGAACACACACTTTGTACACAACAGCTGAAAAggtgtttatttaataactgGAATTGGCAACTGGCATGCGCTTTAAATACAGTATGTTTCTAATGAATGATGCTAGGGCAATCAAGATATGAAACCATTTTAATATTTGCACTAAAAATATGTTACAATGTAAGGCTTAATGATGACTTAAAGTTAATAAAAATGGCCTCTATATAGTTCTGGGGAAGTTATACGTTaaaacaaaacttttaatatttaactttacaattaaaaatacattaaatgttATGCTTAGTTAAACAATATGCTTTAGTTGGTTTCAAtctttttataaattaattattttgaatatCAGTTCAAAATAAGTTCAGAAAGGTCAAAAATGATACATTCAGCAACACTGATTTTAATCTTGCTTAAATGTATTCactaattttattttgtaaagatTTCGATATTTGTTGTCATATTCAACACCTTTACGCAAACAAGACGTGTTGGCTAACTAAAGTAGCCTACTTCATTTACACTGCCACACAAACgcacaataacacacactgcaGCCTACTTATCGCGTGGCCTCTGATAGGAGGGGCCTCGCGCTTAAGTAGCATGCCAATCAAGTCGTCAACTTCAAATTGTGAGAGGTCCAGAGGGTAGACGCATCACTAGACGTTCCTCCGGACGAGACCGCGCTTCTGCACCAAGCGAGAGTTATTGCTGTGATTGAAAGTGGATTGCCCTTCTCTCTTGTAAATCTCCGCCAGAGTTCCTCGGGAGTTGGACATGTCGTTCCCCCAGCTGGGTTACCCACAGTTCCTAAACGCTTCCCAAGAGGTGTACGGAGCTGAGCGCGCGGGTGTCATGCCGTCCTCTCCGCGCGAGGGAAGCTCGGAGAACGGCGCAAATCCCGCGACTGCAGCTGCTGCTATCACGCCAATGCTCGGCATGTACGCGAATCCGTGGACCGTGCAAAACTATAGCGCCTTCCTACCGTACAACAGTGCCGAGCTGGCCCTGCTGTCTCAGATGGTAAGatacttttatacttttttatgtATTGTATTTTACAGTTTATTCCCGCGGATAAATATCTGTAGCTACAATGTTTTGAATTGATGACTGAAACATTAAACACGACAATGTCATAGGTTAATCTTAATAACTGCAACGTTTCGAAAAAATAACAAAGTATAGTTTTACCGAGTTTTTAGAGTTGTATGAAGTCACcgaatatttgtttatttgtccaTAAATGCCTTAAGTTAAAAGTACAAATTATAATGGTGCAATTTGTAATTGTTTAACTCAATTTtagattaaattaaaaaaaaaaccacgaGTATCTATTTAAAAGATCAACGACGtttattatttaactaatttagcctactcaaaaaaacaaaacaaaaaaaacatattttggcACTCTTGTTAAATATGctaatgattaaatgtaatattttgaaattgtggttctttgtaatttacttttttttttaatttgctcGTTTTAAAGTGAACTGCTGATAAGAAGTTTGTTGCTGAGTTTTCCCTCCCAAGTTGAAATAGTTGGTCActaattatctttttttaaaataaaataaaaataaggtaAGGAATGAAGCTTTACGCGCCTTATTTACTTTCTTACATATTTCTGACGGTTTCAAAAACTTTTACTGATAGTTAATTTGTGCAATTCCCAGGGGTCGCAGTATGAGCTGAAGGATAACCCCGGGGCGCACCCACCAGGATTTGCAGTCCACACAGCGCCCGGTTTCTACCCTTACGGTCAGTACCAGTATGGTGATCCGGCCCGGGCCAAGAGCGCTACCAGAGAGACAACCAGCACACTGAAAGCATGGCTTCAGGAACATAAAAAGAACCCGTATCCCACCAAGGGTGAGAAGATCATGCTGGCCATCATCACTAAGATGACCCTTACGCAGGTGTCCACTTGGTTCGCCAATGCGCGCCGGAGACTTAAGAAGGAGAATAAAGTGACCTGGGGTCGCAGTGCCGAGGACAGAGACGGACGAATTTTCGACAGCGACAATGAGGACGACGCGGACAAAAATGACGACGATGAAGAAATCGATCTGGAGACCATCGATATTGACAAAGAGGAGCCCAGAGGAGATCAGAACCAAGAAACCTCGGATaatcagccagagagagaaagcGTGGAAACACCGCGGATATTATCTTCACCAGCACTTAAAAACATGGAGAGCCCTATGTCGAGTAGTAATAAAGAACAGAGTGTGGTTAAAAGCGTTGGTGAAGTGTCTCCTGGTGGACCAGTGTGTCAGAGGCCTGGGAACAGCAAACCCAAAATATGGTCTTTGGCGGAGACGGCGACAAGTCCCGATAACGCGCAAAAACTCAGTGTCCCCTCGACGCCTGCAGGCCTCAGGGCCTCACCCTCGACCCATCCAGCTTTCCTCTCCACTAACGGAATTTATACTTGCCAGATTGGGAAACTACACAACTGGGCGAGCGCAGCTTTCCTCACTGCAAATTCTCTGATGGGTGTGCGCTCACTTTTAAGTCAAAACAGTAACTTCCCAAACCACAGCTCCGTTACGAACCCCGACAAGAAACCCTCATCTGCCTCTGGGTCTCCGTTTCTAGACAGCGACAACTCATCCGACAGTTTCAGTCACAAACATAATGGTCAGTATTCAATATGCAAAGTCATTTTCGAGATCAACGACATTCTGGTCGCTGCTGTTGCAGTTGAATACAaggttttcatttatttattctttgaATTTTATTTAGATCAAGAGAACGTTCAGAGAATTGAATCTCCAACACTTGCGTCCAGACCACCGTTTCCAGTCATCCATGACAGGTAAAttatacatgcacacacacatacacacacacacaccgtcttTTATTTTCAAGGTTTTGATCGCATCACACTTTAATAattacaaaaacacacacttcaCACACGCCAGAGTCAGAGTAACAACTTTCTTTAATAACATTTTGTAACGATCACCATTAGATAATGAGttattcattatttaatgcattcgAATAACtcgatacatttacatttaaatattaaactttgATTCACACATTTGTATTAGGCCTAATAATCCTACGTATTGATATGTGGCTTGTTGGCCTAGCCATTTAAAGTTATTTAACGACTAACGAGAACATTTGCATCGTGTCACATAACTCTACTGGTGCTGTTATTTGTTGAAGGACATTTTGACTAATTTCTGCTTTTTTTCTCTACTCATGCAGGTCTCATCATGAAACATCACAACGCGCTCTGAAGACTATTTCATGAACACAGAACTTATCAGAAACCTCTAAATTATTTAACGAAAAACTAAAAtgtgagaataaaataaaagcatatCGCTACGTCATCAGATAGggcaaaatattattatttttttgtaattcttAATACGCTTCCATCTTGCAAtatcatttttttgtattttcatttaTATAATTTCAGCATGTTTGAGTTCACCGTGTAGCTCGCCTGCATTTCTTTTACAGAGTTAATAAGAGTTATTTGTCAATTGTGaaaatgatatatttttgtgtaataaAGAAAATGAGATGAATTGTGTTACTGAAATCCCTTATCATAAGTTATATAATTGTAATTTGTTCAAAATCTTTGACTGAATTAAGACGCCATTTTGGCGTTTCGTTACTGTGATTTTCCTACTAACATGTTATAAAATGGTACAGTTTTATTAATGTAAATGGTGaaataatttgtttaataactttaataatGTAACATATGAACATGTCACATGTTCATATGTCGCATTAACATGTCCACATCAATTATATTAAGCGTCATGTATCAAAACCATTCTATTGCAAACAAGAATTACCGACATTTTTTATACATAGGCATATAATCTTTAAAAATCCGGGATAATTCATTAACTAATAGCCTAATGACTAAAGTTTTCAATGTGTTGATTGAATATTTAGGCTAAGTTACCGCCTTGAAATAGGCAACGGCGACATCTATTGGCAACTTTTTCAAATTTGGAATGcgaaattattcaaattaaaaataGCTCCTGTAAAAGCTAGCCTATGTTAATCAGGGCTAGGctatttaaaaatacaatttaatttttaattcgaCCATTGCAATACATTTTCACGTGACCTACAGTCAAATATGTAGAAAGTTCTTAAAATATAGGTCTCAAagttatttgtttaaaaataaggtGAGGGGATGCATGTTGAGCTGAAATTCAAACAAATGACTAGTTATACACGATTAAATTGTTTATGAGAGTTCATAGCGCGGTTTCAACAGAAGGAAAGCTCTCCTTACACAACCTCGACAGCTGACTGAAATATGGAGACAGAGGAATATGGATCGCAGCTGTTCAAATGCCAGCGCACAGCATGTGTGTTATAGCCTACTCGGAGGAGAGTGGGGTGTGCATGGAGATTATGTCAGTGATAAGTACAATATAAAGCCCTGCTACAAAAGGAGACTGATCTGGAGCTCTGTGGTATCGCAACACTAGAGGAAAAAAGGGGCCATTCACTCAAAAGTTTGTTTTATTGgcctatattttattattttaaaaaaaagaagaagaaaaaaagatttctaAGCCAACGAGTTGCAGATTTCAAACTGCTGATAACAGACACGCGCCGAAATATGCATTTAGCCTTGGATTTAGCTAATATGATTTAGCTGAGGGAAGCACTTTACAACGTCGACTTTCATTAAGACgtgaacaaataataataacataggcCTGTGCAGTCAAACATGAAAATACAAGAACTTACACAATAGCCTACAGGCTACAATAATGTTCTGTTGGGCACTATAGCTATATGTTTGTTAATGTTATTTATGAAGTTAGGCTACTATAAATTGTTACCTATACAAGCGTGAAAAACAGGGACCTCTCGCGGGACCTCTGAGGCACGAGACGACCTCCGCAAACCTTCAGAGAAAATAAACCGCCATCCAGGCCAAAAAAGGTTTATGTGAAGACGTGAATTAATTTTCAGTGTTTGGAAGTGTGTTTATGTTCTGTTTGCTCTGTCGCAGATGCTGCAGTAAAGTAAGtgttttagagagagagagagggtgaaCAATTTAGTGACAGAGGCACATCTGGATCGGGTCACATTCTTACTGTGTGACAAACAGACTGATTTATGGATGccctaatcaaacacatgaTCCATAATCAGTAAAAACGCATTCTGAAAGCTTTTCGTGATACAAGACGTCAGCAAAACCACACGTTCCTGAAAACGCGGTGCTCAGCGAGAAGTTCGCAAAACATATCATTTTTTGACCGAGGTTCAAACCCAAAGGTCAGATTGGGGCCAAGAACACGGAGCACTTGGATAGTGAGTGTGAGAAATAAACCAGAGCCATTAAATCACTGACTGTTGTTTAACAATTATTTAGCTTGACATTAAAATTAATCACTTCAATGAGTGCAAATAGTCTAGGTGGTGATACTTGACCAAGCAAGTATAGGCCTATGGCTACCTACTGTCAAACAATTATTAATTTTTGACTGTTTGTTTTTGCCGGTGTGTTTTTGGATCCATACAGCCATAAACTTATAAAAAGGATCGTCAATGTTTGTTTTCATTCAGCAAAGAAGCTTTTTCTTGTCATGCAGCTTTTTAACTATATGTTCTTGAGATggttatgcattttttttttgaatattgaAATTTAGGTTACATGGCTTCTTCTTAATATCATCAGTTTGGATATTCGGTACCCCACCAATACAATTATGATGCATTTCTAATAAACAATGGAATACAACGTTATTGATGAAGAACAATGAATATCAGATAGCAAAATGCAATTGAGCAGAATTCTATATTTTACACGAAAATACTTCAATACatattgttaaaataaaaaggaaaagGGTTTGAAAAACCATAAGTTAAAAAAAGTCAAGTGTTATTATTCAGCTTTATGTTTtctgaaataaatgtaatgttgaTAACACTAACAATAAGGTTTAATTAGTTAACACTACATTATTTAACCATAAACAATATTTATACGACATTTGTTTATTAACTTAATTCATGTCATAATGTCTCAACATTTACATGTTTAAGATCCAAAGATGTACACACTATGCAGTATGAACTAAcataaacattaacatttttattaactaacattgacAAAGGCTATAATGCTGCAAAAAATGCACTGTTATTTAATAACGGGactttattgtaaagtgatTCCAATATGTTAATTGTCATTGCATTGGGTTGCTGAATTTTCTGACAATGAAATTGGAGTATTAAAACAAACGgataaattactattttaatgAACAGAGATATtccacaaacaaaaaacagactaAACAATATAAGACAGACCAAATTTCTttagagatttgtttacaaatcatTTTGGCTACATAAAAGATATATCGATTAAAGTAaaagtaataatgcattagcAATCTTCAGTAAAATGGGTCTTCAAACAGCAAACCCTGCATATTACTGTCATTTTCATGCAAGACTGCCACATAAGGAATATTACTATCTTTGGGTCCACCTGGTCAGGTGATGTGTCAATCAAAGCAATAATGCTATGAAGATGTCAGTCATGTTAAGGCATTTCTGtgctatgctaatgctaatGGTGCTAGTTCTGCCTGCGCCTTTGTGGCCCACCCGTGATAAGACATAAAATGGCTGCCTGTTTGAAAGGCTAGGTTTAGGCTTCATGAAATGAATATATTAAACCAAGAAGGTGTGAAGGACAGAGAGATGGAGGaaggtacaaaaaaaaaaaaaaaaaaaaaaaaaaaaaaaaaaacgaataactGAATAAAATAAGCAGAAAGCGAGATGGGGAGAGCGTTCAAATGTTTAAAAGAGGGATAGGTTTCTCtcatgaaaaaaacatgagaGACATCTGACTTTGCATTTGGAATTAGTTTCAAAAATAGAAAATGGTTCAAGGTAACGATTGCACATTATAACTACAGGTCTAACCTGAGGTTACCCTGACAGACCAAAGCTCTGCTGGACTATCTGATGCAATCAGTTTCCCAAAAGCATATAGAGGATTAATATCCAAGTGTAAGAGAAGAGTGTCCAAGCCCCATCGCCACATGTGCTGTTATCTGTAATCCTGTTAAATAAACGTCATACCAACCCAAACAGTCTGGGCAGATGCACTGCAAAGTGagactgagatcttacagtccTTCACCTAGAGCTCTGTGAAGGAGACAAGCTCTTCTGAAAGACTGACAAACTAatacccaaacacacacacacacacacacacacacacacacacacacacacacacacacacacacacacacacacacacacacacacacacacacacacaaaccaataTGCACTtctcatacacaaacacacaccactAAGTAGTCATTTTAGCACTTTTGTTACAGTACACTTCCAGAAGACCAATCCCCTAGAGCAAACTGAAGTGAACTATAAGAGTCTTGCTTACACTCACAAAAATTATACATTggatttactttatttatttattttatgtcaacAGATTCCACGTAACtgggttatgttgaatttaattcacattgtttattacagtaaattcacgttttttgttttgttttgttttgttttttacataagGTTAATTTAATGCCATTTATTtgaatcaggttaacattcttaattttgtccaaaacaaaacattaaattcAATTATTCTATAATTaatatcaaacaaaaaccaTGACAAGCAATCCAGATTAATTGcaaatttacaaatgttatCTGACAAGAATTTTACAGAATCTTATTGGCTAGCCAGAAGATGATTTTGTTACATCCATGGCATGGCCaaagttgatttttttattttattttatttttttattactaaaaCAACTTTAGTTGTTATTAGCAGGTCCTCATCCCAAGCACATGCTTTACACTTCACCACAAtgataatctttaaaaaaaattaacataacACAAAATTTGAAATACCAACATAACAGAggattaaacattaaaaaaaactctcaattttctcatcttgttaaaaagtcataaaatagcactttatttagACATTTACTCTCTGAATTCAGCCCCTTTGtgaagcatgatgggaagtgaatgTCCAGTTTGTTTGGGTTTCTTGattgaaatgttatttaaaaataaaaacatcaagttatgtcaaagagtaacggttttaagtcaatataacatgaagaaattacatttgaaccagaaacctgatataatggtgttaaatcaagatgaattgcttaaataaagCGAACAGCATTATACAATCAaattgttcattcattcattcattcattcattcattcattcattcattcattcattcattcattcattcattcattcattcattcatccatccgttcgtacgttcgttcgttcgttcattcatttattcatttattgagTGTAGGAAACTGTAGCATCTTTCTACCATGGAATAAACATAGAAATGGTAAGTGCAGTTTTTTGTAGTCAAACTTCTGAGTTTATTTCTTgaaattgcgagatataaactctCAATTCTGAAAAAAGgtctgaattgcgagttataaactTCCACTtgcaagaaataaagtcagactttttttttctaagaattgtgagatataaactcgcaattgcaaaAGTGACTCACTTTTTCCCTtacaattctgaatttatatctcacaattcagagaaataaaaccagaaatgtATACTCGCAATTGCGAcaaataaagtctgaattgcaagtttatattttGCAAATTATATATAGTTTTTCTTGCAATTGGTTTGTATATttcaattgcaaaaaaaaaaaaaaatcctccagAAATAACATCCAAATTGTGAGATGAAGTATGaactttaatatataatatattgagaaaataAGCTTCCATAAGAACCAGAAAATTACCTCCTCAGAAAAATGCATTGTTTATCCATGCAGTCAATTAAAGTTggtttaaaggcacaatatgtattttttgccgctagaggtcgcttattcaaaacgtAGCATAATGAAATCTTGATTCCGCTGGAACTCAGGCAGAAATTATATTCATggatgagttaatgtattaaagaTTTTTGCTGCTGGAGAGATGAGAGACAAGTGTGAGAGCAGTGGAGGTTTTATTGTGCCGCAGATGATCATTTCCGCTTTTTCTGGTCACTGCGTATGTGACGCAGTGCAGTTTTATCATATTCAgctgaaagttatgttataatgcttctCTGTGAGTTTGCTCTATGGCTtctgagacacttgttgcacactacAGTAAGCTAGATCAACATGTAAAAACATGATACTCGCGGTAGAtgaagaaaacaagatttaaacaaaaagactaactgtgttgagctatatatcAACGTTTTATGTCGATGAAcaaatccaaacagttgctcagcTGTCTAATCAGACACacaatatattaaagcatctttggtgtttccatggtttctacaataTAAAACAGGAACTCAAGAGTAACAGGGGTATGATGTCATAGGCGACAGACCCTGTTCtggttaaaatggcttatttctctggaattaaacattcttggaaacatttgggataatgtaagtacacaagtcaacaaaatattgttctagtgtttttttgttgatattttaatagcaaaatagttttttttttttttttcatccacAAAATTGTAATTATGTTGTCATACCAACCCTCACATTACAAATATGCATGACCTTCTTTCTTCTCCGTGTAAAACGTATAGAAGATactttgaaaaatgttttttgaaggTCAGTGTAGTTTTGGAGCCCTTGGCTTCTATTGAATGGACAACGCAgtcaaaactttcttcaaaaaatatatttttttgcgtTTCGCTGAAAATAATAGGCATACGGGTTTAAAAGGACATGAGAGGAAGCAAATGATGACATGATtctcattttttggtgaaccgTCCTTTTAATAATGCATAAACTCTGCTTCATAAGTGAAGTATAATATTCATAGCTGACACTTAGAAGTCATTTTGGCAGACATCCATAAAATGAGTCCATATGACAACAATGTTAATCACATCAGAATGATTTCAATAAAGTTAGAAGGCTTCAGAGGGCACATGCATAAGCTGTACACTGTGCATactaattaaacattttttataaagtCAGACAGTGTAACCACACAAGGTTTATACTGATGTGATCACAATTCTTATGAAGCAAATCAAGAGGAGCCAGCATAATGCACGACACATTGCCAGGCTTCTGAAATGATCTTGAATAGCTGCAACAGATCACAACGTATAATAAAGCTGGTCATGTCATTGTCCAATGCAAAAATtcctttaatttataattttacataatGGCAGCAGCTGTTCATGCTTTTTACTTTcattctaaaaataaataaataaatcaaacatGCTAATACACTTATGCCTGTaatttttttcatatatttttttaaatgtttgtgtctgttgtgttttgtttgattCCTTGATTGATTAGAACAACTTACAACCTTTTTACAAGACGTCAGAAATCTAATGTACTGCCAGATTTTATGGATTGAACATATGGTgtcttatttaattatttaaactgcttttttgacttgatctgttttattttttatgtttttgtttgtatcatctgagtaattgtgtgtttgttgACTAGTTGAGTAGATGAGACATACAATTCGCTCCCGACCTCTTTAAATAAGCTCCGCACATTGGGTTATATTCAGGCCAGtcttaaaataataaacagTCCTGATGTATGAAAGTGAATTCCCCACCTACCCCAATGCCTCTTACTACAATATAATATCCTGCTGTTTAAAACCCCAGAGGTAAAGTTATAAGTGCATGGAAGATAGTCAAAATATGGATTTACTGCTTATATGATTGAACGACAAGGATGTTTTGACAGCATATGAGATCTGTTTATTTGACACAGAACTAATTTGAAGTTATTAACTAAATGAACAAGTACTCAAAATAACATTCTGGGTCTACTATGTcgtttagaaaaaaaaactatgcataTACAAATCTATAAAAATCAAAATCTATAAGTCTTAAATCCAAAATGATGACATACTAAGTTGTAATTAAGAGATAAATCaatacaaaataattttgtaaattattatgcaagtcaaaatgaaacaaaagtCATAATTACGACATCAAAGACAATCAATTAATTATGACTATAATGTCAACTGTCATAATCGGGTCATAATTTAGACTTTCAACTCATACTTTAGATGTTTTGTCATAACTGACTTAGtatgccagcattgatttttattgt encodes the following:
- the irx1b gene encoding iroquois-class homeodomain protein IRX-1b translates to MSFPQLGYPQFLNASQEVYGAERAGVMPSSPREGSSENGANPATAAAAITPMLGMYANPWTVQNYSAFLPYNSAELALLSQMGSQYELKDNPGAHPPGFAVHTAPGFYPYGQYQYGDPARAKSATRETTSTLKAWLQEHKKNPYPTKGEKIMLAIITKMTLTQVSTWFANARRRLKKENKVTWGRSAEDRDGRIFDSDNEDDADKNDDDEEIDLETIDIDKEEPRGDQNQETSDNQPERESVETPRILSSPALKNMESPMSSSNKEQSVVKSVGEVSPGGPVCQRPGNSKPKIWSLAETATSPDNAQKLSVPSTPAGLRASPSTHPAFLSTNGIYTCQIGKLHNWASAAFLTANSLMGVRSLLSQNSNFPNHSSVTNPDKKPSSASGSPFLDSDNSSDSFSHKHNDQENVQRIESPTLASRPPFPVIHDRSHHETSQRALKTIS